From a single Deltaproteobacteria bacterium IMCC39524 genomic region:
- a CDS encoding glutamate synthase-related protein, whose amino-acid sequence METMRVQHVTPNDMPWKIKYDASRCTLCGSCVSACSFRAIECKVERRRMVFSEGELPDPQQRFSAVPVIRQVKDVQHYCRGCGICEKVCPNDAIAPERNQDTRHPVITRCLGGDSIKRGGRKNLESSVRTLDKMRIGRISQMTDPSLDAQRHTFDLLAPFGRIMPAQSLPFSIDDQNNLQVEASMPPVRWIYPVIIGDMSIGALSWRMWEAVAIAVAYLNEECGMPVRMCSGEGGVPVRLLKSRYLKYMILQIASGHFGWNRIAKAMPHMVEDPAGILIKIGQGAKPGDGGLLQAGKVAEHIQAIRGVPKADLLSPPNHQGLYSIEESVQKMFLSFNSAFKFRVPVAIKVAASSTSVSVFNNLVRDPYNIVGGFFLDGIDGGTGAAHEVSLDHTGHPIVSKLRDCYQAATAQGRQGQIPLWAAGGLGKTGDLAADAFKMMCLGANGVFTGKLILQMAGCVGNDMGRCNACNTGLCPVGITTQEEQLVHRLDVDRVAENIVNYFLAMDTEFKKLMAPIGNSSLPVGRSDALISTDKAVADRLDIQYVC is encoded by the coding sequence ATGGAGACAATGAGAGTTCAGCATGTCACACCGAATGACATGCCCTGGAAAATCAAGTATGACGCCAGTCGCTGCACTCTCTGTGGTTCCTGTGTTTCAGCATGTTCCTTCCGTGCCATCGAATGCAAGGTAGAGCGTCGGCGCATGGTTTTCTCCGAAGGGGAACTGCCCGACCCACAACAACGCTTCTCCGCGGTACCGGTTATTCGCCAGGTCAAAGATGTGCAGCACTACTGTCGTGGCTGTGGTATCTGCGAGAAAGTCTGTCCCAACGATGCTATCGCTCCTGAGAGAAACCAGGACACCCGGCATCCGGTTATTACCCGCTGTCTCGGTGGCGATTCGATCAAGCGCGGTGGCCGGAAGAATCTCGAGTCGTCTGTGCGTACCCTCGACAAAATGCGCATCGGTCGTATTTCGCAGATGACCGACCCGAGTCTCGATGCGCAGCGGCATACCTTCGATCTGCTCGCCCCCTTTGGCCGCATCATGCCCGCTCAGAGTCTGCCGTTCAGCATCGATGACCAGAACAACCTGCAGGTGGAAGCCTCCATGCCGCCGGTGCGCTGGATCTACCCGGTGATTATCGGTGACATGTCGATCGGAGCCCTCTCCTGGCGGATGTGGGAAGCCGTCGCCATCGCCGTCGCTTACCTCAACGAAGAGTGCGGCATGCCGGTACGCATGTGCTCGGGTGAGGGTGGTGTTCCGGTACGTTTGCTCAAGAGCAGGTACCTCAAATACATGATCCTGCAGATCGCCTCGGGCCATTTCGGCTGGAACCGGATCGCCAAGGCGATGCCGCATATGGTCGAAGATCCCGCCGGTATCCTGATCAAGATTGGCCAGGGCGCCAAGCCCGGCGATGGCGGACTTCTGCAAGCCGGCAAGGTCGCCGAGCATATCCAGGCAATTCGTGGTGTGCCCAAGGCTGACCTGCTCTCACCACCGAACCATCAGGGCCTATATTCTATTGAAGAGAGCGTGCAGAAGATGTTCCTCTCTTTCAACTCGGCATTCAAGTTTCGCGTGCCTGTGGCGATCAAGGTTGCGGCGTCGTCGACTTCGGTCAGCGTTTTCAACAACCTGGTGCGCGATCCTTACAATATCGTCGGTGGTTTCTTCCTCGACGGCATTGATGGCGGTACCGGTGCGGCCCATGAGGTCTCTCTAGACCACACGGGTCATCCAATCGTATCCAAACTGCGTGACTGCTACCAGGCCGCGACGGCCCAGGGTCGTCAGGGCCAGATTCCACTCTGGGCAGCTGGCGGTCTCGGCAAAACCGGTGACTTGGCTGCGGACGCATTCAAAATGATGTGCCTCGGTGCCAACGGAGTTTTCACCGGTAAGTTGATTCTGCAGATGGCCGGTTGCGTCGGCAATGACATGGGCCGCTGCAACGCTTGCAACACGGGCCTCTGTCCGGTCGGTATCACCACTCAGGAAGAGCAGTTAGTGCATCGCCTCGATGTCGACCGGGTCGCCGAGAATATTGTCAATTACTTCCTGGCCATGGATACCGAGTTCAAGAAGTTGATGGCCCCGATTGGCAACTCATCGTTGCCGGTAGGTCGTTCCGATGCTTTGATCTCCACGGACAAGGCCGTCGCTGACAGGTTGGATATTCAGTACGTATGTTAA
- a CDS encoding glutamine amidotransferase family protein: MCRIGAIKSSNYVHPSLALKLMESQQKGHDNSGFAMVMHDLGGLFENYKHLPTLSMACTDEGLKLAEDMLHEAGFQRVMQWVPETDPQPGLDIHAMPNYVFETFDYPRYFRNGEQKDKEELLLDMRLKLRKALEKDEQGFVYSFWPDVVTLKEIGDPRDIGTYFKLWTPDEKFTARVITAQCRQNTNYDIVRYAAHPFFMQGYTALANGENTFYLKNVEAQRKLHRGYIGFESDSQCFLYTLHYVHRELRWPLRYYKHVVTPLPFGDLEQREDKEQLLAMRQSLAHLEINGPNTIIGVLPDFTMFTCCDAKKLRPVVVGRTHDTVVISSEVCGINDILPDRDWETDIYPHEREIVAIDNSLEVQRWRQ, translated from the coding sequence ATGTGCCGAATTGGTGCAATTAAAAGCTCAAACTATGTCCATCCCAGTCTCGCGCTGAAGTTGATGGAGTCCCAACAGAAAGGGCATGACAACTCCGGCTTTGCCATGGTCATGCACGATCTCGGTGGTCTCTTCGAAAATTACAAACATCTGCCGACGCTCTCCATGGCGTGCACGGATGAGGGTTTGAAGCTTGCCGAAGATATGCTGCACGAGGCAGGTTTCCAGCGTGTCATGCAGTGGGTTCCGGAAACTGACCCACAACCCGGTCTGGATATTCACGCCATGCCGAACTATGTTTTCGAGACTTTTGATTATCCACGTTATTTCCGTAATGGCGAACAGAAGGACAAAGAGGAGTTGCTCCTCGATATGCGCCTTAAGTTGCGTAAAGCTCTTGAGAAGGATGAGCAGGGCTTTGTCTACTCATTCTGGCCTGATGTCGTAACCCTCAAGGAGATCGGTGACCCTCGTGATATCGGTACCTACTTCAAACTTTGGACTCCGGACGAGAAGTTCACCGCAAGGGTGATCACCGCCCAATGTCGTCAGAATACCAACTACGATATCGTGCGTTACGCCGCCCACCCTTTTTTCATGCAGGGTTACACGGCGCTGGCCAACGGTGAAAATACTTTCTATCTGAAGAACGTTGAAGCCCAGCGCAAGCTGCATCGCGGCTATATCGGTTTCGAGTCTGACTCCCAGTGTTTCCTTTACACGCTCCATTACGTGCATCGTGAATTGCGTTGGCCGCTGCGATATTACAAGCACGTGGTCACGCCTTTACCCTTTGGTGACCTGGAGCAACGCGAAGATAAAGAGCAGCTTCTGGCAATGCGCCAGTCGTTGGCTCATCTGGAGATCAATGGCCCCAACACCATCATCGGGGTGTTGCCTGATTTCACCATGTTTACCTGCTGCGATGCCAAGAAGCTGCGTCCCGTGGTGGTTGGCCGTACCCATGACACAGTGGTTATCTCCTCCGAAGTCTGTGGTATCAACGACATCCTGCCTGACCGCGACTGGGAAACGGACATCTACCCTCATGAGCGTGAAATCGTAGCCATCGATAACAGCCTGGAGGTGCAGCGATGGAGACAATGA
- a CDS encoding branched-chain amino acid aminotransferase, with protein MDLQILPLENLKPRLDDESELTFGKQFSDRMFVMDYKAGQGWHDARIQPYQNFSLDPAAMVFHYAQEIFEGLKAFRRPDGRIALFRPMDNFRRFNHSARRMCMPEVDEAFMLHSLKELIRLESDWVPRNEGTSLYIRPTMIASEPMLGVRPAEEYLCYIIVCPVGAYYKGGLAPVKIWISDHYVRAADGGTGEVKTGGNYAASLYAAREAAEKGYDQVLWLDAKEKKYVEEVGSMNLCFICDGKLVTSPLKGTILDGITRRSVLELARYNGIEVEERALSVGDIFAGVESGRITEAFGTGTAVVISPVGQFTYKGRTVVIGDGKTTGRVTQELYDTLTDIQYGRMPDPHGWVDLL; from the coding sequence ATGGACCTGCAAATCCTTCCCCTGGAAAATCTCAAACCCCGCCTTGATGACGAAAGCGAACTAACCTTCGGCAAGCAGTTCTCCGACCGCATGTTTGTCATGGATTATAAAGCGGGTCAGGGTTGGCATGATGCCCGTATCCAGCCCTATCAGAACTTCTCCCTCGATCCGGCCGCCATGGTTTTTCATTATGCACAGGAGATATTTGAAGGGCTGAAGGCGTTTCGTCGGCCGGACGGGCGGATCGCGCTTTTCAGGCCGATGGATAACTTCCGTCGTTTTAACCATAGCGCCCGTCGTATGTGTATGCCCGAGGTTGATGAAGCCTTCATGCTGCATTCCCTGAAAGAGTTGATCCGGCTTGAGTCAGACTGGGTGCCGCGCAATGAAGGGACCAGCCTCTATATCCGGCCAACCATGATTGCCTCGGAGCCGATGCTGGGTGTGCGGCCCGCCGAAGAATACCTTTGCTATATTATCGTCTGTCCGGTTGGTGCCTATTACAAGGGTGGTCTGGCGCCGGTCAAGATCTGGATCTCTGATCACTATGTGCGTGCTGCCGATGGTGGCACCGGGGAAGTCAAGACCGGCGGCAACTACGCTGCGAGCCTGTATGCTGCACGAGAAGCTGCGGAGAAGGGTTACGATCAGGTTCTTTGGCTCGACGCCAAAGAGAAAAAATATGTCGAAGAGGTCGGTAGTATGAACCTCTGCTTTATCTGTGACGGTAAGCTGGTAACCTCGCCGTTGAAGGGAACGATCCTTGATGGAATCACCCGGCGCTCGGTGCTGGAGTTGGCCCGCTATAACGGGATCGAAGTCGAAGAGCGTGCCTTGTCGGTTGGCGATATCTTTGCCGGTGTTGAGAGTGGTCGTATCACAGAAGCCTTTGGAACAGGAACCGCGGTTGTGATCTCGCCCGTTGGCCAGTTTACCTATAAGGGCCGTACGGTTGTAATAGGGGATGGTAAGACAACAGGGCGAGTGACGCAGGAGCTTTACGATACCTTGACCGATATTCAGTATGGTCGCATGCCTGATCCGCATGGCTGGGTTGATCTGCTTTGA
- a CDS encoding J domain-containing protein: MTYQDFKKAVSIFGLGERANLAQIKDKQRELVKAHHPDRAKSSDPEAIREINSAYEILMEYCNGYQFCFSEEEFLEQTPTERLKRQFGWDPVWGGQKEAQDD, translated from the coding sequence ATGACCTACCAGGACTTCAAAAAAGCAGTCTCAATATTTGGACTAGGAGAGAGGGCCAATCTAGCCCAGATCAAGGACAAGCAGCGGGAACTCGTCAAAGCGCACCACCCCGACAGGGCCAAGAGCTCTGATCCGGAAGCGATTCGCGAAATCAACAGTGCCTACGAAATCCTTATGGAATACTGCAACGGCTATCAATTTTGCTTTAGCGAGGAAGAATTTCTGGAACAGACCCCAACCGAGAGGCTAAAGCGCCAGTTCGGCTGGGATCCGGTTTGGGGAGGGCAAAAGGAAGCTCAAGACGATTGA
- a CDS encoding carbonic anhydrase yields MDKLFKGVVKFREEDFEAHKELFESLGRNQKPHTLFIGCADSRVVPDLITRTMPGELFTVRNVANIVPPYRNTEEYAGTTSSIEYAVQALEVENIVVCGHSNCGGCAAMNQSEEELAHLPHVRRWLAISQEVRARVDRQIGSGSAQKREWMTEQINILVQMRNLLTYPYVKERYREGRLKIYGWYYIIETGEIFNFNDQTETFELVAAP; encoded by the coding sequence ATGGATAAGCTTTTTAAGGGCGTTGTAAAGTTTCGCGAAGAAGATTTTGAAGCACACAAGGAGCTCTTCGAGTCCCTGGGTCGAAATCAGAAGCCGCACACACTCTTTATCGGCTGTGCAGATTCGCGCGTTGTACCGGACCTGATTACCCGCACCATGCCCGGTGAGCTGTTTACTGTCAGGAATGTCGCGAACATCGTCCCGCCCTATCGAAACACAGAGGAATATGCTGGTACGACATCATCGATAGAGTACGCTGTGCAGGCGTTGGAAGTGGAAAATATTGTTGTCTGTGGCCATTCCAACTGCGGTGGCTGTGCCGCTATGAACCAGTCTGAGGAAGAATTGGCTCACCTCCCACATGTCAGGCGTTGGCTTGCGATTTCCCAGGAAGTGCGCGCGCGAGTTGACCGTCAAATCGGTTCCGGGTCTGCGCAAAAACGTGAGTGGATGACGGAGCAGATCAATATCCTGGTACAGATGCGCAACTTGCTGACCTACCCCTATGTGAAGGAGCGTTATCGGGAGGGTCGTTTGAAGATTTATGGTTGGTACTACATTATTGAGACGGGTGAGATCTTCAACTTTAACGACCAGACTGAAACTTTCGAGCTGGTGGCAGCTCCCTAG
- a CDS encoding LysR family transcriptional regulator, which translates to METRYLNTLVASVESGTFSKAAEILHITQSAVSQRIKFLEDHFGQQLLDRSGQRLALTSAGKVVFSKAKDILDKERELLSCLQTSNARKRLSICCTPTFGMAYLPQVLNDFLRVHSDMNDLKFIFMQPEEALAGLRHEEFDLAVIEHRLDLDFSGFDRYSMPDDEMLVVAASSMALPNVDGTVKLEDLKGMRLFARRDGCSSKELMRKNLLSCGYSFDDFEGVIVSDDLRFTLQSVLAGDGIAYVSQALVSNYLASGELVGLRVQGFDHTRGRSVAVLPQRSEEVLLKALLESIFEVVSPFWRPKLVSSSA; encoded by the coding sequence ATGGAAACGCGATATCTGAACACTCTGGTTGCTTCGGTTGAGTCGGGAACCTTTTCCAAGGCCGCGGAAATTCTGCATATTACCCAGTCTGCAGTGTCGCAGAGGATTAAGTTTCTGGAGGATCATTTCGGTCAGCAGTTACTTGACCGTTCCGGTCAGAGGCTTGCTTTAACCTCTGCGGGTAAAGTTGTTTTTTCCAAGGCTAAAGACATCCTCGATAAGGAGAGGGAGTTGCTGTCCTGTCTGCAGACGTCCAATGCCAGAAAACGTCTCTCCATTTGTTGCACACCAACTTTTGGCATGGCTTATCTCCCACAGGTTCTGAACGACTTCCTGCGTGTGCATTCCGATATGAATGATCTCAAGTTTATCTTCATGCAGCCGGAAGAGGCCTTGGCCGGGTTACGTCACGAGGAGTTTGACCTGGCGGTGATTGAGCATCGCTTGGATCTTGATTTTAGCGGATTTGATCGCTATTCCATGCCTGATGACGAGATGTTGGTTGTTGCCGCCTCATCGATGGCGCTGCCTAACGTGGATGGCACTGTCAAGCTGGAAGACCTGAAGGGCATGAGACTCTTTGCGCGCCGTGATGGCTGTAGCTCCAAGGAGTTGATGCGCAAGAATCTGTTGAGTTGCGGTTATAGCTTTGATGACTTTGAGGGCGTTATCGTTTCTGATGATTTACGCTTCACTCTTCAGTCTGTTCTCGCAGGAGACGGGATTGCCTACGTGTCACAGGCCTTGGTCAGTAATTACCTGGCCTCCGGAGAACTTGTCGGCTTGCGTGTGCAAGGTTTCGATCACACTCGCGGCAGAAGCGTTGCAGTCCTTCCGCAGCGTAGTGAAGAGGTCTTGTTGAAAGCGCTTCTGGAAAGCATCTTTGAGGTGGTTTCGCCTTTCTGGAGGCCAAAGTTGGTCAGTAGCTCTGCTTGA
- a CDS encoding GSU2203 family decaheme c-type cytochrome yields the protein MHRKVSLSRTSWLVKLLPLLLFLGACATGAIREKQLTLPVIDGATSVGQEACAECHEGMSAGVHSRLAGFEYMGGTEGCEACHGGGSLHVDSDGDQILKFGELLPEESAAICAKCHADGKLMDWTHSEHALTDVGCTDCHSVHAGGKTALKQQDPELCYSCHQEQQAKANFPSHHPIKEGKMNCGDCHNPHGELNTVERTNDLCLDCHSRYQGPFVFGHAPVEDDCTICHDPHGSVANNMLVQNEPFLCLQCHEGHFHILRKGFDPASGNYTTPGANPTPNMPGGVPAGATVPAKVDAANPHGVEGWQMSFGTKCTTCHAVVHGSDLPSQPLTGGGLTR from the coding sequence ATGCATAGGAAGGTATCACTATCCAGGACGTCCTGGCTGGTCAAACTCCTTCCCCTGTTACTGTTCCTGGGGGCATGCGCCACCGGAGCAATCAGGGAGAAGCAGTTAACACTGCCAGTTATTGACGGCGCAACTTCCGTAGGCCAAGAGGCCTGCGCGGAGTGTCATGAAGGTATGAGCGCAGGTGTTCACTCGCGCTTGGCCGGATTCGAGTATATGGGCGGCACCGAAGGGTGCGAAGCTTGCCATGGCGGCGGCAGCCTGCATGTCGACTCGGACGGCGATCAGATTCTCAAGTTTGGCGAACTGCTGCCGGAAGAATCTGCAGCGATTTGCGCCAAGTGTCACGCTGACGGCAAACTGATGGACTGGACACACAGCGAGCACGCCCTTACCGATGTGGGCTGCACCGACTGCCACTCTGTTCATGCCGGCGGCAAAACAGCTCTCAAGCAGCAGGATCCAGAGCTCTGCTATTCCTGTCATCAGGAGCAACAGGCAAAAGCCAACTTCCCCTCCCATCATCCGATCAAGGAAGGCAAAATGAATTGCGGCGATTGTCACAATCCTCACGGCGAGTTGAATACCGTCGAGCGCACCAACGACCTCTGCCTTGACTGTCACAGCCGTTACCAGGGGCCATTCGTTTTTGGCCATGCTCCCGTAGAAGATGACTGCACCATCTGTCACGACCCACATGGTTCGGTGGCCAACAACATGCTGGTTCAGAATGAGCCCTTCCTCTGCCTGCAGTGCCATGAAGGTCATTTTCACATCCTGCGCAAGGGCTTCGACCCGGCGAGCGGCAACTACACAACCCCGGGCGCGAACCCAACCCCCAACATGCCTGGTGGCGTCCCGGCCGGAGCAACCGTCCCGGCTAAAGTTGACGCAGCCAACCCGCATGGTGTTGAAGGATGGCAGATGTCATTCGGCACAAAGTGCACCACATGTCACGCTGTTGTACATGGCAGCGATTTACCATCACAACCACTTACCGGTGGCGGTCTGACCCGCTAA
- a CDS encoding GSU2204 family CXXCH-containing (seleno)protein, giving the protein MKHLVKLLALLSILVLAATSTLAIAEEESAHLSGKMEVGVSGVDTKDNPARVNEYAKYRSKDGVNLAPSLDLEYSSKKLELGFEGSSMGPRDQKYDLGLDYSRIFKLDVEYQVFEHWKDHDNLGHIGATMRGDIAGEQPRVTSDATVGQIGVDTIPEANERYYQELDNNYIITHREMENDAELTLPTLPNVTFHAGYRIEEREGLEQARTSSKCNQCHIQANGKDIDEKTEDLTFGATGKFGLVTIDYEYLTRDFNADGKSPSYNYVGSGATHGGVLDTATLLYYGEELTYGQTPDSEKDSHSVKARLDIARGSSVTASYVKADIESNKDTDPSYTLSKSTLKSEFESFFLKGSTRIGGLRLSLRGGTYEIDGPTYTANFPDLVGANIDPAVRDTATGNVEYESAESREVTELGIDGVYRLAIATTLRLGYEYEEIDRDEDELGDTETNTFKVAVNTRLNKQLSGRISYKYQDIDEPLAGPKTGILQTAAYQDPNFPGMAYDNTANYLGDPGNGPAVYYWNTAYPNRMLDTSMSPDEVNEVKLSTTWAPAANVAATFFARVRKEENDSVNYEQKTYIPGASIYYAPNDKLNLTMAYTFNKMETENQMCVGWYHGUANSISSTQFGSYCDTAEYDSDVHTLALNADYQATEKLSLNAGFIYNNAEDSWKWEFGDRPQLVFGGSAKPSYDNTDGYNNLIDSYSDLSYEQYSTTVGGTYQFTDALYTTASFTYDVFESDEEYVYGDEDGKAYYSYVGVGYRF; this is encoded by the coding sequence ATGAAGCACTTAGTAAAGCTGCTTGCGCTATTGTCCATCCTGGTCTTGGCGGCGACCTCCACGCTGGCAATTGCGGAAGAAGAATCCGCACATCTCAGCGGCAAAATGGAAGTCGGCGTTTCAGGAGTGGATACCAAGGACAATCCTGCACGCGTCAATGAGTACGCAAAATATCGTTCAAAAGATGGAGTCAACCTGGCTCCAAGCCTTGACCTGGAGTATTCAAGCAAGAAACTCGAACTCGGGTTCGAGGGCTCCTCAATGGGTCCTCGCGACCAGAAGTATGACCTCGGACTTGATTACAGTCGTATTTTCAAGCTCGATGTCGAATACCAGGTGTTCGAGCACTGGAAAGACCATGACAATCTCGGTCACATCGGTGCGACCATGAGGGGAGATATCGCCGGAGAACAACCTCGTGTAACGTCCGACGCTACTGTCGGACAGATTGGCGTTGACACCATCCCTGAAGCTAATGAGCGCTACTACCAGGAACTCGACAACAATTACATTATCACCCATCGCGAGATGGAAAACGATGCTGAACTGACACTGCCCACACTGCCGAACGTAACCTTCCATGCTGGCTACCGCATAGAAGAGCGTGAAGGCCTGGAGCAGGCCAGAACCTCAAGTAAGTGCAATCAGTGTCACATCCAGGCCAACGGTAAAGACATCGACGAGAAAACGGAAGACCTGACCTTTGGCGCCACTGGTAAATTCGGATTAGTCACGATCGACTATGAGTATCTCACACGTGACTTTAACGCAGATGGCAAATCACCTTCTTACAACTACGTAGGCTCCGGGGCTACTCACGGTGGAGTACTGGACACCGCCACTCTCCTCTATTATGGAGAAGAGCTAACTTACGGCCAGACCCCTGACTCCGAGAAGGACAGTCACTCCGTAAAGGCACGTCTCGACATAGCTCGTGGTTCCTCTGTAACTGCATCGTATGTCAAGGCCGACATTGAGTCGAACAAGGATACGGACCCCTCCTATACACTCAGCAAGAGTACTTTGAAGAGTGAATTTGAGTCCTTCTTCCTGAAAGGTTCAACGCGTATCGGTGGGCTGCGGCTCTCCCTGCGTGGCGGCACCTACGAGATTGATGGGCCGACATATACGGCCAACTTCCCCGACTTGGTTGGAGCGAACATTGATCCTGCCGTACGCGACACCGCCACAGGCAATGTCGAGTACGAATCTGCGGAATCCCGCGAGGTGACGGAGTTGGGCATCGACGGTGTCTACCGTCTGGCCATCGCCACAACCTTGCGTCTTGGTTACGAGTACGAAGAGATCGACCGGGACGAAGACGAGTTAGGCGACACGGAGACCAACACCTTTAAGGTCGCTGTGAACACCCGTCTGAACAAGCAACTGTCCGGACGCATCAGCTACAAGTACCAGGATATCGACGAACCTCTCGCAGGCCCTAAAACCGGAATCCTACAAACAGCTGCATACCAGGACCCGAATTTTCCGGGAATGGCCTACGACAACACAGCCAACTACCTCGGCGACCCCGGCAACGGCCCCGCTGTGTACTACTGGAATACGGCCTACCCGAATCGGATGCTCGACACCTCCATGTCACCGGATGAGGTTAATGAAGTCAAACTTTCTACGACCTGGGCCCCGGCGGCCAACGTGGCAGCAACATTTTTTGCCCGGGTTCGTAAGGAGGAGAACGACTCTGTCAATTATGAGCAGAAAACCTACATCCCTGGTGCTTCAATCTACTACGCACCAAACGACAAGTTGAACCTGACCATGGCGTACACGTTCAACAAGATGGAAACGGAGAATCAGATGTGCGTCGGCTGGTACCATGGCTGAGCGAACTCCATCTCATCGACCCAGTTTGGGTCGTACTGCGACACAGCCGAATATGATTCTGACGTTCACACTTTAGCCCTGAATGCTGACTATCAGGCCACCGAAAAACTGAGCCTCAATGCTGGCTTTATCTACAACAACGCCGAAGACAGCTGGAAATGGGAGTTTGGCGATCGCCCGCAACTAGTGTTTGGAGGATCAGCAAAGCCCAGCTACGACAACACCGATGGCTACAACAACCTGATCGACAGCTACTCTGATCTTTCTTATGAGCAGTATTCGACAACGGTTGGCGGAACCTACCAATTCACGGATGCTCTGTATACGACGGCATCTTTCACTTACGACGTCTTCGAATCTGATGAAGAGTATGTCTATGGTGATGAGGATGGTAAGGCTTACTACAGCTACGTTGGTGTTGGTTACCGTTTCTAA
- a CDS encoding DegQ family serine endoprotease — MSKLRPVEVLFLALVLIFCWIVPASAQPTDFVSLAERLKPAVVNISTAKTVVSRSPSFPGPRTPGGGNELFEEFFGRFFNEMPKSQRKASSLGSGFIISEDGYILTNDHVVDGADKITVKLSDGREFGGEVRGLDPKLDLALIKIEAGEDLPVASLGESDGIRVGEWVMAIGNPFGLEQTVTVGIISAKGRTIGAGPYDDFIQTDASINPGNSGGPLFNMKGEVIGINTAIIAGGQGIGFAIPVNMAKQIIPQLRDDGHVTRGWLGVTVQAMSKELADSFGLEDTHGALVNEVVKDSPAADAGLKRGDVILTFDGQMIKELNDLPQLVAATAVDKTVKVEIFRDDKKREVKVKIGKLDEGNGGFVAEEKQEEGALGITAADVTPELAARYSLEGKEGVLVTRIDPDGPAAEANLRVGDLILEADGQEVDSVKSFKTVIDGLREGKVLRLLIQRKSTLLYTTVKLK, encoded by the coding sequence ATGAGTAAGTTGCGTCCTGTCGAAGTTTTGTTTTTAGCTTTGGTTTTGATCTTCTGCTGGATTGTTCCTGCCAGCGCCCAGCCGACGGATTTTGTCTCCCTGGCCGAGCGGCTAAAGCCGGCTGTGGTTAATATCAGTACCGCAAAAACCGTGGTATCACGGTCACCATCCTTTCCTGGGCCGAGGACTCCCGGTGGTGGCAATGAACTTTTCGAAGAATTCTTTGGCCGCTTTTTTAACGAGATGCCAAAGTCGCAGCGTAAGGCAAGCTCGTTAGGCTCCGGCTTTATTATCTCTGAAGACGGCTATATCCTCACCAATGACCACGTGGTCGATGGTGCAGACAAGATTACGGTCAAGCTCTCTGACGGACGTGAGTTCGGCGGCGAAGTGCGCGGCCTCGATCCCAAGCTTGACCTGGCGCTGATCAAGATCGAAGCCGGTGAAGATCTGCCGGTTGCCAGCCTTGGCGAGAGTGACGGTATCAGGGTCGGCGAGTGGGTGATGGCTATTGGCAATCCCTTTGGCCTGGAACAGACTGTTACGGTGGGGATCATCTCGGCTAAGGGGCGTACCATCGGTGCAGGCCCTTACGATGATTTTATCCAGACCGACGCGTCGATCAATCCGGGCAACTCCGGTGGCCCGTTGTTCAATATGAAGGGCGAGGTCATTGGTATCAATACCGCGATCATCGCCGGAGGGCAGGGCATCGGCTTTGCCATACCGGTGAACATGGCGAAGCAGATTATCCCACAGCTGCGTGATGATGGCCATGTGACTCGAGGCTGGTTGGGAGTGACTGTGCAGGCTATGAGTAAAGAGCTGGCAGATTCTTTTGGCCTGGAGGATACCCACGGTGCCCTGGTCAATGAGGTTGTCAAAGATTCTCCTGCCGCCGACGCAGGGTTGAAGCGTGGCGATGTGATCCTGACCTTTGATGGCCAGATGATCAAGGAGTTAAATGACTTGCCACAGCTGGTGGCAGCCACGGCTGTGGATAAAACGGTAAAAGTTGAAATCTTCCGAGATGACAAGAAACGAGAAGTGAAAGTCAAGATTGGCAAACTCGATGAAGGCAACGGCGGGTTTGTCGCTGAAGAAAAGCAGGAGGAAGGTGCGCTCGGCATCACTGCTGCTGATGTGACTCCGGAGTTGGCGGCACGCTACAGCCTCGAGGGTAAAGAGGGCGTTCTCGTGACCCGGATTGATCCCGACGGCCCTGCCGCTGAGGCCAACCTGCGTGTGGGTGACCTGATCCTGGAGGCCGATGGACAAGAAGTTGACTCGGTCAAGTCTTTCAAGACCGTTATTGACGGTCTCCGGGAAGGGAAAGTCTTGCGCCTGTTGATTCAGCGTAAATCGACTCTGCTCTATACGACGGTAAAGCTCAAATAA